The Nicotiana tabacum cultivar K326 chromosome 5, ASM71507v2, whole genome shotgun sequence sequence gattagctaaagcatctgcctccacattctcatctcttgggatctgcattaccttccaagtttggaattgctttattagttcccgtaccttttcgagatattcttgcattcgagtttccctggctgtataagtccccagcatttgattgaccacgagttgagaatcactcttgattataatttgtgttatgccgagttctcttgccaattctaaacctgcaattacagcctcgtactctgcttcattgttagttatagaatgacattttatagcttgcctaatagtttcacccgtaggtggtatgagaactatacccagacctgctccttttacattagatgaaccattagtgaataaaatccaagtccccgggtttgcaccattaaaaacttgtaattctttttctgcttctaaatgcatcccctggctaaaatcagctacgaaatcggctaatacttgagattttatagcagtcctaggttgataaatgatttcgtattcacttaattctatagcccattttgctaacctccctgacaattcatgtttatgcaaaatgtttcgaagcggaaaagcagtaactacaacaatgggatggcattgaaaataaggtcttaattttctagatgccatgatcaaagctaatgctagcTTTTCTAGCTATGGGTATTGTGTTTCAGCATCTagtaaggacttacttacataataaattggagattgtttaccttggtcctcacggactaaaacagcacttaccgcaacttcagaCACAACCAGATAGATGAGAAGCTTTTCtcccacctttggttttgccaataacggtggttttgacaaataagctttcaaatttctaagggcttgttgacaatcttcattccattcaaaatgatcttgctttttgagtgcagagaaaaacttaaaacacttttctgaagatttggaaataaatctcctcaaagctgcaattcttcccgttaatctttgaacttcctttttattagtaaggatatcagggatttcttctattgctttgatctgagaaggatttacctcaataccacggttagaaacaagaaaacccaaaaacttacctgatgcaactccaaatgcacatttttctgggttgagtttcatattaaattttcgcaaaatttcaaatgtaacaaataaatgagaaatatgatcatgagactgctgggttttgacgagcatatcgtctatatatacctccattgtctttcctaaatgttcttggaacattttggtgactaacctttgataggttgccccaacatttttgagaccaaagggcattactttataacagtaagtccccctgtctgtgatgaaagaagttttttcttcatcactagggtccattttaatttggttataccctgaatatgcatctaaaaaacttaaaagttcatgtcctgcaggtgcatcaattaattgatctatatgtggtaaaggaaaagaatcttttggacaagctttattaagatctgtataatctacacagactcgccacttaccatttttcttaggtacaacaactgtgttagctaaccaattagggtactttacctcacggattgacccaatttttaatagcttttggacctcatcttgaattACCTGGTTTTTGAAAgccccttgctttcttttcttttgctttattggtatAAAGGATGGGTCTTcgtttaatttgtgagtcatcacatccggtggtatccctgtcatgtcagcatgggaccaagcaaaacaatccacgttaGATTTTAGAAATTCAATTAACATACATCGCATGTTTGAGTTTAAATTAGCTCCAACATAAACTTTCCGTTCAGGCCactgctcaaataatatcacagccTCGAGTTCTTCgatggttgttttgatattttcattcttctcaggttcttgaattgtatcaggtctcgagtctaaatctgttttctctcgctcagttgaggtttgattgctgacaccttcaactgtttcttgtaattgctatttttctttgtttacggTGCTTGTATCTGTAACACCGTTGATACTCCTGGCTGTTTGTTGATCCCCTCGAATTTGACAAATCCCCCATGGTAATGGAAATTTAAGAACTTGATGTAGGTTGATGGAACAGCATCCATATCATGGATCAAAggcctccccatgatcatattgtaggccatttccatatcaactacctgaaatttagtttctttaacaacacctgcagcaaaagttgttagaactacctctccttttgttaccacacttgaattgtcgaagcctgacaaggtatgcgccttgggtatcattttgtcttcagcttgcatttcacgtaatacccttagtagtataatatttacggaactccctggatcaatcaaaactcgttttacattagtatcatgtacaagtaaagatattaccagtgcgtcattatgtggggttatcactccttcggtatctgcatcatcgaatgaaatactttcagtttctaaaacctgtcgtacccgtttcccgtgtgtaattgttactttagaaaccttgttggaagctgtgtaggttatgccgtgaatatcttctcccccacttatcacattcactgttctcttgggtgaaggaggctttggaggctcttgcctatttttcatataggcttgtttacttttttcactaaataactcagtgaggtacccttgcttcaatagatgatccacttcactctgcaagaatctacattctgaagttttgtgcccgtgatcattgtggaattcgcaccaatgatctggattgcgtctatttggatttgaccgcatctcttttggccatcgtaccttatctcccattcTTTTCAGAACAgccacgagctcggaggtagtgacattaaagttatatccgccgaaccttacctttaaacttctgtcatcatctcgtgactcttgtctgttccgatcatttcTGAATCTTGATAAAGAACCAGATtccctgttcctcgatttttgatcatattgctggctatcttgttttgaccgtgagtcttttcctgcaggtctcatatatggatcgtacctgtttttacctgatcttttttcggtttctgatcttctggaaccgtccctttcttcatgatgaaacttaggtacggtatcttcttcaattcgcagcttTGTActgtacctgttgtaaacatcattccacgtggttgcagggaattctcgaaggctttctttgagtcttctcgtggcttcagaacctttgtcatttaaattacatGCAAAAGCtttgtcattctttcacgttggaatctatcaacaaagtctctgagcaactctgaatccccttgtttgattttgaaaatatcttccattcttttctcaaccttttgatctcccgagtgtgctttaataaaagaatctacaagctcagcaaaagaatttatagaattttcagataaaagagaataccaggttaatgcacccttggtgagtgtttctccaaattttttgaccagtactgattcgatttcttgtttggtcaagtcgttgcctttcacgcctgttgtaaatgcagtcacgtggtcacgtgggtctgtagtaccatcatatttcgggatgtcaggcattttgaactttttcggaattggaaggggagcagcacttggcttccaaggttgttgtgagtatctgtccatgtctactccttttattacaggcgaaactccagggatttgctcaatacgctcattttgttccttaatctgtttctgcaaggttagaactaaattttgcaaataggaattatttgaattacctggtcccccttcctgtggttcactggtggttcctccatttccagaattaacaagaccagaacaaggattctccaatgtattattattaggagttggtgtgggtgatgcagcaggcaatcgactaactagagcctgaagagctttgccgacctgtgcatcaattagcttttgtaaagcttcatttgcacctccttcaaaatgttcagattgttcttgttgatcagcacgggatttaggggcaggagtgccttcacgagattgacgtggtgaatctagaggggagggaaccacgtcaATGTTCGGTAGGTCtacttgattttgatggatttgattttcatggtttcccaatgtgttatcactgctattgttgttgttgttgtttgacatgttgATAAAGACGAATAAAACGTAGCttcaaagaaaagattatcagattcccggtaacggaaccaatttgtttaaccaaaaaatgtgattatttggtcaaagctaaagacaaatagaaattcgggctactgataatcaggagacaaaaaaaaaataatagactTTTTGAGAATGACAAATAAGCAGTAAATATGTTTGTATTCCAATGTAATGTTTATGATATCCTCTGTCCTTACAAATGACGAGAcctcctccttttatagttgattctaagtaaaggagtaataccttagtcttaatgagacaattatgagcaataaatgacattaaataagacgttatacaatcattcctatttaataccaattctctaacgcattgggtatttaatattgaatttggactccttttcgTCATCATATTCATGTTTTCAATGTTTTCTGATCTTTTGGCTTTAAATGACCTAAATAGGTACGAAACTTGTATTATTCGAATTGCCTCTCGTGCCTATTTAGCTTtcctttccccgtatctgttgtCACACGTGTCTCTTAACTGATCATCATGTTTTGACCATTCCtcgtgtcatgccacgtcaccttcaatgtaaattcaattttttcccaatacagcTCCGATATATCGCGACAATCATCGTCCATCAGTAATTTCAGTTGCGGCTTATTTCTATCTTCCGCTTCTGCTACATAAGAACGAGTAAGTTATCATTTTATGATATCCGTAACTATCTAATTTGCTTTGATATACACGTTCTTACACTGCCTATACGTGAAGATGAAGCAACAAAATCGAAGAGGCGAATAAGAGTGGCTACAAGATTTAGCTTCGAGCTTGGCGAACAAAGTGATGGACACGGAAATAAGATATCGTAAAGGATTTAAGTTATGTACATTGACATAGATTACAAATAAATGCTTATCAAATTAAGTCATCTGCAATTACTTTAAGTGACCTAATTAcctgaattttttttatattgttaGTGCATATATATAGCTTTAACTCTTGAGTTAATAAAGTTGCGTGTCGCCGCTGCTTCTTGTTAATGTGTAGAACCATGAAATTTCTTCAAGGCTACCATATCATATACCTTCAGTTGAAAAGTGGAAAAGAAGCTGTAAGTATGAGCAATTCTTGGGTGTCTATATTACATTTTTTGGGTGTAGCTTTTTTCCGGACTCCGTATGAACGCGGGATGCCTTATATACGGAGCTGCCCTTTGTTTTTCAGTTCTTATaactaaaacaaaaaatagaGAGAGACAGTAGCATTTGTTTTTGAATTCAATCTCTACAATTAGATTTAGTGCGGCAAAGAAAACTAAACAAACGTACTTGAACCCCCAGGAATCCATAACACTCTACAAAATGCTGCCAATtatatatttctttttaaaatgGTGAACCGTTCTGctatttaattccaagaaaacaaaaacaaaaaagaaatagaacGTACTCATTTTCTTTTCTAGAACTTTATCTTACCtctagaagaaaaagaaaagagaaaataactaaccaaaaaaaataaaaattactgatcataaaagcagccaaaagaaaagaacaaaaagactGGATTTAACCATCGTCGAAAGTGCATTCCACTATATAACCATCCCAATTTGGCAAGCTAGAAGAATTCTTGAACTCCAAATTTAAATCTTCACATATAACATACACTGTTTTTCGGCGTCTCGATTTGTTCCCTTCTATATGCAATATTTTAGCTTCTATCctcaaatcaaaagataaatgACCTTTTCTTCGATCTCGAGCTATATCATTCACAACAAGACCTCCCATTTCCTTATGATTTGAATTTGGAATATCAAAATCAGCACGAATCGTAGCCTCactttttttattcaatttaaaAGGTGCACTGAACGACGTTTCAAGAAGTGTATACTTGTACATCAAACTAGTTGCTATATGCTCCAACTTAATATCCACTTTCTTATTAGGATTATACACGTTCATTTCTATCTCCCAATCTGCTCTCAATTTTGAGGAGTTAGATATCTCGAACGAATTCACAACGAATGATACAACCTCAAATCTGGGCTCATATGGTAAAAATTTCCACCATATAACTACGAGAGTGATAATGATACCCAAGATTATAATGAAAATAAGGCAAAACAAGACTCGACAGAAAGTTAACGATTTTCTTGATGGTGGGGCTACATTTGATAATTCGGGTTGAGGGGTAGTatttatattattgttattattatcatAACAATCAGATTGGTAATTTGGGTAGAAATAAAGGCATTGTGGCATGTTAGGGTTAGGATAACCAAGATAAGGTTGTCCATATGATCCTGGAAAATGATCATATGGAGGATAATAATATCCAGGATTGGGATAATATTGGGGAAAATTATGATCTAAAACTGGTTTTGTTTCATCTTTTTTATCATCAACTGAAGAATCTGACATGGTTAATTGTCCCCTTTCCCCGGAGAAAGGATGATAGTTTCTTGCCTGGAGATTCAAGGAGAGAAGGAGGAGATTCagaaaaaggagaaataagaGAAACACGAAACCGAAGATTTTGGTATTAAAGGATGGAAGAAAACTCAAGAAAGAAAATTTATTAAGATTTTTGTTCCATTTTAAAATATTGTTAATAGCTAGGTAATATATAAAGCTTTTTCTTCGGATCGACATAAACTTGAATTCTCAATTTGTGAGGACTATAGAAGAGCTAAAAACCTACTTGTTTTACGTACATATTACTACTCGTTTAGGACACGTACCTCTAGTTCGCGGGAAAAAAGGATATCTACTTCTAGAAGTTGGTTAAGATTGAGGATCGCAAGGTTAGAATAATTTCAATTTTATATACACCTTCAtcaagatttttttattttttttttctaatttcaatTTAATATACACCTTCATCAGAAAAAAAAACTATGTTGTAGTATCATCTTTCATTTGTTCTTTGAAAGATGATACTAGACTAGGATCGagtccaacaaaaaaaaaaataggcttGGATAACTTTGTcactttttaaattttcaaataaaatacattaaacataaattaaaaaatatgcaaaatcaCATTAATGATGCTCTAATGATAAGCACTGCCTTGAATCCTCCGATGTCCCGTTCCGAGTAAAGGTGGCTTATGTAGTTTCGAATTTGGATTGGAATATCTAAGGAGTGCGTTGAATATTTGCTTGTTTGAAATCTGTTGGGAATTGTCCGCTTTAGCTGAAATTTAATTTACAATTTACAGTTGActctaaaaacaaaaaaaaaggaagtgtGAATCTGAATTGAATTTTTGCGGGCTGTTCGTGTTTACGGTTAGCAATCCTCCTGGATGCTATTTAGGGATTCAGCCCCTACTTATTTTTGTCCTGAAAAATTGAAccgaaaaactaaaatttaaaatacactgattaattattaaatagcaaccctttagagtggctacctggtgtcatttctacgAAATCACTGTGCCTGAAACATATTTGAACCTATTGATTTGATATGGAAATCTGAAGAATAATTATGGAAAAGCTTTTGTCTTAAGTTTGTCACTGAGTAAAAGTTAAGTTTTTTGAAGAAAttggatataattaaaatagCAGGGTAGAACCTGGTCACCCCTTAAATTTTTATGGTTGATTTAGAGGTCCTCGAGAGCTAAGAACTACTtgtgtgttataaaataaagattgtaaagtaaagacaagtatagagagaaactgatatattatttaactttaaattgatgtacataatgaactgaaaatctcctctatttatagaagaaacgaagttgttgtgtaagttgCTGTGTAAggtgttgtgtaagctgcttgtaagttgttaTTGTATCAGATATAGATAGCATCCACCAGGGGTAATATTTAttcataacggagtaccgaaacgATAAGCTTGTTTAGGAGGCTTATTTCctatagagtactaaatagataaatatatttacggcggagtctcatatcatatggataaacttcttcaggaagcttatttacaacagagtacCAAATGAACATCTATAATATAATAAATTTATAACATCGTGCttataaaatttgaaatttttaataaaatatttgcatTTTAGTCCCTGAAATTTTAACAAATTCTAAGTTTTGGTCTTGTGATATTCCGTTATGGACATTTAACCTTCGATCAGTTGAAGTGTGCACTTTTGACGTGTGAATCTTCATAAATCATTAAATTATTGGAATCTTTATATAAATAGCCGGtcatattcattatttactttttttcatctatatatatatatatatatatattatatttaattatacatatatagtacatacattatacatatattatacctttaccggctatttttagtttaagcgattGGGTGGGTGCATAGCCAGtcattcattatttattttttctatccaTATAAATAGactatacattgattatacatatattatacattaattatacataattatacacatatagtACATAAGTTATGTATATATTATATCTCCACCAGCTATTTCTAGTTTAAGCGATTAAGTGAGCGCTCTTTTGGTTAATTCTTCTCGTCTGTTATGTTAAATTTATATGGTTACTTCATGTTTGAGGCTGTTATAGttcaaaaaataatccaaaattcaataattttccACGTAATGGGATAAATAACACacatttaattaaattaattcaaGGGCAAATGTACTTATTGAATTATATATCATAAGTATCGGAATAAAAATGTACTAATATTTGAGTGATCAAAAATGTATCATCCACGCATATCGGTCCAACTTAATCCTTTCGAAACAGATATTTTGGGCGAGTGTGAAACTTACCTTTCAacagaaaaggagaaaataaatcGTAAGAGAATATGGAGAAGTAACAATATACTTTGTATTTCAAAAGCACTGTACAAAttaacaatatatacaaaaatgtatTAAACTGGGGCCTATTGGATGCCCAAACCAGCCTCCCAATTGGTGCAATACAGTTACATATATATTGCCCAAAACTAAATCCATCTAATGAAAAACTTAGGACTTGATTtattagaaaaagaagaaataaaataaactgaaagCTCAGCTTTAGTCCAATATTCCTACCAAAATCCTCTTGCCTGTTCTCAAATACTTGGTCCAAAGAACGTCCACTTTGCCAAGAATCATAACTAGACGAGAAGATCATCCCTAGAATTTGTACATACAACTCGTACCCTTCCTGCAATTTAACTGCATATAATATAGTTAAGAAAATGTCATGAATTGGGAAGGTATTAGATAAATCTTTTGGAATGCTACGTAATTTCCAATTCAATCTATCAGGAAAATtaagaagtatatatatatatata is a genomic window containing:
- the LOC107818017 gene encoding uncharacterized protein LOC107818017 — encoded protein: MNVYNPNKKVDIKLEHIATSLMYKYTLLETSFSAPFKLNKKSEATIRADFDIPNSNHKEMGGLVVNDIARDRRKGHLSFDLRIEAKILHIEGNKSRRRKTVYVICEDLNLEFKNSSSLPNWDGYIVECTFDDG